One stretch of Jiangella gansuensis DSM 44835 DNA includes these proteins:
- a CDS encoding protoporphyrinogen/coproporphyrinogen oxidase has product MSGSYDLIVIGAGPAGLAAAWRAAQRGMKVALLERADHVGGMAASFDVGGIRVDQGSHRLAPSTPAPLLADLHELLGDDLQRRRRTSRIRVGDQWVALPLRADEVARRLPPSLLAKVARDSTVAKFRRQSADTYGGLVRSRVGPALYESVYGPLAEKQWGMPGDRISADQARRQADRMGTWRVAARALARTRRGRGGAGTGGYLYPRTGFGQLVEALADAAVAAGVEIRCEAEVDRVRVTEDEVEVSTQDGDVITGGLVFSTLPLPVLARISRPAPSLTSIESSARLRYRALLLVYVVHQGGRWMPHDSHDIPDPRTPVLRISEPANYRNNPDDPADRSVLCAEIPCSMTDDVWGLDDESLADLVDETLGLTGLPKVNRVHVETRRIGQVHPIYRVGYERDLIDVDTWARMIRRVVTLGRQGLFVLDNIDQALLMAYDAVDAIRDDGRFDRYAWTVARERFAHTGPDA; this is encoded by the coding sequence CACGTCGGCGGCATGGCCGCGTCGTTCGACGTCGGAGGCATCCGCGTCGACCAGGGCTCGCACCGGCTGGCTCCCAGCACGCCGGCGCCGCTCCTGGCCGACCTGCACGAGCTGCTCGGCGACGACCTCCAGCGCCGCCGCCGCACCAGCCGCATCCGCGTCGGCGACCAATGGGTCGCGTTGCCGCTGCGCGCCGACGAGGTGGCTCGCCGGCTGCCGCCGTCGCTGCTGGCGAAGGTGGCTCGCGACTCCACCGTGGCGAAGTTCCGCCGGCAGTCGGCCGACACCTACGGCGGCCTGGTGCGCAGCCGGGTCGGCCCGGCGCTGTACGAGTCGGTGTACGGACCACTGGCCGAGAAGCAGTGGGGCATGCCCGGCGACCGCATCAGCGCGGACCAAGCCCGCCGGCAGGCCGACCGTATGGGCACCTGGCGGGTGGCCGCCCGCGCGCTGGCGCGTACCCGCCGTGGCCGCGGCGGCGCCGGGACCGGCGGGTACCTCTATCCGCGCACCGGCTTCGGGCAGCTCGTCGAGGCGCTCGCGGACGCCGCTGTGGCAGCCGGGGTGGAGATCCGTTGTGAGGCCGAGGTCGACCGGGTCCGCGTCACCGAGGACGAGGTCGAGGTCAGCACGCAGGACGGCGACGTCATCACCGGCGGGCTGGTGTTCTCGACGCTGCCGCTGCCGGTGCTGGCGCGCATCTCCCGGCCGGCGCCGTCGCTGACCTCCATCGAGTCCTCGGCGCGGCTGCGGTATCGCGCGTTGCTGCTGGTGTACGTCGTGCATCAGGGCGGGCGCTGGATGCCGCACGACTCCCACGACATCCCCGACCCGCGTACGCCCGTGTTGCGCATCTCCGAACCCGCCAACTACCGCAACAATCCCGACGACCCCGCCGACCGGTCGGTGTTGTGCGCGGAGATCCCGTGCTCCATGACCGACGACGTGTGGGGACTGGACGACGAGTCGCTGGCCGACCTCGTCGACGAGACCCTCGGCCTGACCGGCCTGCCGAAGGTCAACCGGGTGCACGTCGAGACCCGCCGTATCGGGCAGGTACACCCGATCTACCGGGTGGGATACGAGCGCGACCTCATCGACGTCGACACGTGGGCACGCATGATCCGCCGGGTCGTGACGCTGGGCCGGCAGGGCCTGTTCGTCCTGGACAACATCGACCAGGCGCTGCTGATGGCCTATGACGCCGTCGACGCCATCCGCGACGACGGCCGGTTCGACCGGTACGCGTGGACGGTGGCGCGGGAACGGTTCGCCCACACCGGCCCGGACGCCTGA
- a CDS encoding ribonuclease D codes for MTGEDSTPLLEPRDGLPEVVVDHATLRTTIDAFAGGDGPVAVDAERASGYRYGHRAYLIQLRRKGAGTALIDPIPLPDLSELGAALADTEWVLHAASQDLPCLDEVGMRPARLFDTELAGRLLGLPRVGLGALVDSILGYTLEKGHSAADWSTRPLPEDWLRYAALDVELLIELRDALEEQLRAAGKLDWAHEEFAAVLAAPLNEPRADPWRRTSGLHRVRDRRRLAVVRQLWQARDQLAQQRDLSPGRVLPDAAIIEAAMTMPTSAEAMAAMPVYRGRSQRRELSRWFGAVAEARALPETQLPPQTAPYDGPPPPRAWASRQPDAAVRLAAARARVAELAEQHELPVENLLTPDTLRRAAWAPPDPITPETVGELFRSRGAREWQIELTAAAVAEAFTQPVEAK; via the coding sequence TTGACCGGCGAAGACTCCACCCCACTGCTCGAACCCCGCGACGGCCTACCTGAGGTCGTCGTCGACCACGCGACCCTCCGCACCACCATCGACGCCTTCGCGGGCGGCGACGGCCCCGTCGCCGTCGACGCCGAACGCGCGTCCGGGTACCGCTACGGGCATCGCGCCTATCTCATCCAGCTGCGCCGCAAGGGCGCCGGGACGGCACTGATCGACCCGATCCCGCTACCGGACCTCTCCGAGCTCGGCGCCGCGCTGGCCGACACCGAGTGGGTGCTGCACGCCGCCTCGCAGGATCTCCCCTGCCTCGACGAGGTCGGCATGCGCCCGGCCCGGCTGTTCGACACCGAACTGGCCGGCCGGCTGCTCGGGCTGCCGCGGGTGGGCCTCGGCGCGCTGGTCGACAGCATCCTGGGCTACACGCTGGAGAAAGGGCACTCCGCCGCCGACTGGTCCACCCGGCCGTTGCCGGAGGACTGGCTGCGCTACGCCGCCCTGGACGTCGAGCTGCTCATCGAACTGCGCGACGCGCTGGAGGAACAGCTGCGCGCCGCCGGCAAACTCGACTGGGCGCACGAAGAGTTCGCCGCCGTGCTGGCCGCGCCGCTGAACGAGCCGCGTGCCGACCCGTGGCGGCGCACCTCCGGGCTGCATCGCGTCCGCGACCGTCGCCGGCTCGCCGTCGTCCGGCAGCTCTGGCAGGCCCGCGACCAGCTGGCCCAGCAGCGCGACCTCTCTCCCGGCCGGGTACTGCCCGACGCCGCCATCATCGAGGCTGCCATGACCATGCCCACCAGTGCCGAGGCGATGGCCGCGATGCCCGTCTACCGGGGCCGGTCGCAGCGCCGCGAGCTGTCGCGCTGGTTCGGCGCGGTGGCCGAGGCACGGGCGCTGCCCGAGACCCAGCTGCCGCCGCAGACCGCGCCGTACGACGGTCCTCCCCCGCCGCGTGCCTGGGCGTCGCGGCAACCGGATGCCGCGGTCCGGCTGGCCGCGGCCCGGGCCCGGGTGGCCGAACTCGCCGAGCAGCACGAACTGCCGGTCGAGAACCTGCTCACGCCCGACACCCTGCGCCGGGCCGCGTGGGCGCCGCCGGACCCGATCACCCCGGAGACGGTGGGCGAGCTGTTCCGGTCCCGCGGCGCTCGGGAGTGGCAGATCGAGCTCACCGCCGCGGCCGTCGCCGAAGCGTTCACCCAGCCCGTCGAAGCGAAATGA
- a CDS encoding DUF3000 domain-containing protein produces MARSTEGIQPGVPAVFERAVESLHAARFRPEVHLEKTAAPKRLAPHTHALSADVVVDEADDDATATGRLVLLYDPAGQEAWHGEFRLVTYLRANLEPEMGSDPLLLAVGWTWMIDALGARLAPYTAASGTVTRVASEGFGGMAGELASAEIEIRASWTPLEPDLTPHALAWGDALTTAAGLEPLPTGVVAIPSTRRRRSR; encoded by the coding sequence GTGGCAAGGAGCACCGAGGGCATCCAGCCCGGGGTGCCGGCTGTCTTCGAACGTGCGGTGGAATCGTTGCACGCCGCACGGTTCCGGCCCGAGGTCCACCTCGAGAAGACGGCCGCCCCGAAGCGGCTGGCCCCGCATACACACGCGCTGAGCGCTGACGTCGTCGTCGATGAGGCCGACGACGACGCCACCGCGACCGGGCGCCTGGTGCTGCTCTACGACCCTGCCGGCCAGGAGGCCTGGCACGGAGAGTTTCGGCTGGTCACGTACCTGCGGGCCAACCTGGAGCCGGAGATGGGCAGCGACCCGCTGCTCCTCGCGGTCGGGTGGACCTGGATGATCGACGCGCTCGGCGCCCGGCTGGCGCCCTACACCGCGGCCAGCGGCACCGTCACCAGGGTCGCGTCGGAGGGCTTCGGTGGCATGGCCGGTGAGCTCGCCAGCGCCGAGATCGAGATCCGCGCGTCCTGGACGCCGCTCGAGCCCGACCTCACCCCGCACGCCCTGGCCTGGGGCGACGCCCTCACCACCGCGGCCGGCCTGGAGCCGTTGCCGACCGGTGTCGTCGCCATTCCTTCCACGCGCCGGAGGCGGAGCCGTTGA
- the hemE gene encoding uroporphyrinogen decarboxylase produces the protein MTFDDNSSSSSSSPSDPAQSLFARAARGERTSRPPVWFMRQAGRSLPEYRRLREGVPMLESCTRPDMVTEITLQPVRRYGVDAAIFYSDIVVPLRAVGIDVDVKPGIGPVVASPIRAAADLERLRPLEPGDVTYIDEAVRSLVGELGGTPLIGFAGAPFTLASYLVEGGPSKNHEVTKALMHSHPELWHELLSRVAAISAAFLDVQVRAGATAVQLFDSWAGALSAADYAKFVLPHSATVLDSVIDVPRIHFGVGTSEFLPLMASAGADVVGVDWRLPLDEAALRVPGKPLQGNLDPAILGADWPVIEREVDRIVAEGRRAPAHIFNLGHGVLPGTDPGVLARVVEKVQTAGASGAA, from the coding sequence GTGACCTTCGACGACAACTCGTCCAGCTCCTCGTCTTCCCCGTCCGATCCCGCCCAGAGCCTGTTCGCGCGCGCAGCTCGTGGCGAACGCACGAGCCGCCCACCAGTGTGGTTCATGCGCCAGGCCGGGCGGTCTCTGCCGGAGTACCGGCGGCTGCGCGAGGGGGTGCCCATGCTGGAGTCGTGCACCCGCCCGGACATGGTGACGGAAATCACGTTGCAGCCCGTGCGCCGTTACGGCGTGGACGCGGCCATCTTCTACTCCGACATCGTGGTCCCGCTGCGAGCGGTCGGCATCGACGTCGACGTCAAACCCGGAATCGGTCCGGTGGTCGCCAGCCCGATCCGCGCCGCGGCCGATCTCGAGCGGCTGCGCCCGCTGGAACCCGGCGACGTCACGTACATCGACGAGGCGGTTCGTTCCCTGGTCGGTGAACTCGGCGGCACCCCGCTGATCGGTTTCGCCGGCGCGCCGTTCACCCTCGCGTCCTACCTGGTCGAGGGCGGGCCGTCGAAGAACCACGAGGTCACCAAGGCGCTGATGCACAGCCACCCGGAACTGTGGCACGAGCTGCTGAGCCGGGTCGCGGCCATCTCCGCGGCGTTCCTCGACGTTCAGGTGCGGGCCGGCGCGACGGCGGTGCAGCTGTTCGACTCGTGGGCCGGCGCGCTGTCGGCCGCCGACTACGCGAAGTTCGTGCTGCCGCACAGCGCCACCGTGCTGGACAGCGTCATCGACGTGCCGCGCATCCACTTCGGCGTCGGGACATCGGAGTTCCTGCCGTTGATGGCCTCGGCCGGGGCCGACGTCGTCGGCGTCGACTGGCGGCTGCCGCTCGACGAAGCCGCCCTGCGGGTGCCCGGCAAACCGCTGCAGGGCAACCTCGACCCGGCCATCCTGGGCGCGGACTGGCCGGTCATCGAGCGCGAGGTCGACCGCATCGTCGCCGAGGGCCGCCGCGCACCTGCCCACATCTTCAACCTCGGCCACGGCGTGCTCCCCGGCACCGATCCCGGCGTGCTGGCCCGCGTGGTGGAGAAGGTTCAGACCGCCGGGGCGTCCGGCGCGGCCTGA
- a CDS encoding DUF4349 domain-containing protein, with amino-acid sequence MRRRTAVGSIGTILAAALALGACSGGGADSATSGGADDAPAAEAGDGAAPAGGEEAADNAGDSADSGADEAGGMLQAAQVRTGRQIIYTVELTVVADDVPAAAAQAASIVTAAGGFVAHEQVSGDDHATLTLSVPSDGHQDTVSDLETLGEVTDRSRGTEDVTQEVVDTASRIESQRASIARIRALLAEATALAEVVEIESELARREADLDALLSRQEELAGLTAMATVTLSLHAAGEAPPPDDDDSGFLAGLSGGWKALLTVGGGALTVIGAVLPFAVVAAMIAVPAYVVLRRRRGQGQAAPDAPAV; translated from the coding sequence ATGCGACGGCGAACGGCAGTGGGCTCGATCGGGACGATTCTGGCGGCGGCCCTGGCGCTGGGCGCGTGCAGCGGCGGCGGTGCTGACAGCGCCACCAGCGGCGGCGCCGACGACGCTCCAGCGGCCGAGGCGGGCGATGGAGCGGCGCCCGCCGGTGGCGAGGAAGCGGCCGACAACGCCGGCGACAGCGCCGACTCCGGCGCGGACGAGGCTGGCGGCATGCTCCAGGCGGCCCAGGTCCGCACCGGCCGGCAGATCATCTACACCGTCGAGCTGACCGTGGTCGCCGACGACGTGCCCGCGGCGGCCGCGCAGGCGGCGAGCATCGTTACCGCTGCCGGCGGCTTCGTCGCCCATGAGCAGGTCAGCGGCGACGATCACGCCACGCTCACCCTCTCAGTGCCGTCCGACGGCCACCAGGACACGGTCTCCGACCTGGAGACGCTGGGTGAGGTCACCGACCGCTCCCGCGGCACCGAGGACGTCACCCAGGAGGTCGTCGATACCGCCTCGCGCATCGAGTCGCAGCGCGCCAGCATCGCCCGCATCCGGGCGTTGCTGGCCGAGGCCACGGCACTGGCCGAGGTGGTGGAGATCGAGTCGGAGCTGGCCCGCCGCGAGGCCGACCTGGACGCGTTGCTGAGCCGGCAGGAAGAACTGGCCGGGTTGACGGCGATGGCGACGGTGACGCTCAGCCTGCACGCCGCCGGCGAAGCGCCGCCCCCCGATGACGACGACAGCGGCTTCCTCGCCGGCCTGTCCGGCGGCTGGAAGGCGCTGCTCACCGTCGGTGGTGGCGCTTTGACCGTGATCGGCGCGGTGCTGCCCTTCGCGGTGGTGGCGGCCATGATCGCGGTGCCCGCCTATGTTGTCCTCCGCCGGCGACGGGGCCAGGGTCAGGCCGCGCCGGACGCCCCGGCGGTCTGA
- the hemG gene encoding protoporphyrinogen oxidase: MLEDVTKVRIGVVGGGISGLAAAWFLRRSFGPDAQIIVFEKKPDVGGHLRVSDVAGVPVDEGAESLLARRPEAVELATEAGLAGDIVHPAAVGAGLWSGDRIRPMPTGTVMGVPADPARLAGLLSSAEVAAARAADAESAGLPLTEDVAIGRLVRSRFGAAVADRLVEPLLGGVYAGRADELSLDATVPALAAAARTHTSLAAAVAAAGAAARPPDSTAGRAPVFAGLRGGVGRLPAAVAVAAEADVRTGVTVRSLERRPDGWRLITGPVPDPVAVDVDAVVVATPASAAARLLGPVVPAAGTELAGIESASMAIVTLAVPAAGFGQPPSSSGFLVPPVDGRAVKAVTYSSVKWPWLGSRTGDLVLLRASLGRHREVAQLQRDDDELVAAVRADLHAAVGFSGEIVDARVTRWGGALPQYAVGHLDRVARVRAAVAEVPGLAVCGAVYDGVGVAACVGSARDAAARVVADLSERRVRIDS; this comes from the coding sequence ATGCTGGAGGACGTGACCAAGGTGCGGATCGGCGTCGTCGGCGGTGGCATCAGCGGGCTCGCGGCGGCATGGTTCCTGCGGCGGTCCTTCGGGCCCGACGCCCAGATCATCGTGTTCGAGAAGAAGCCCGACGTCGGCGGCCACCTGCGGGTCTCCGACGTCGCCGGCGTGCCGGTCGACGAGGGCGCAGAGTCGTTGCTGGCCCGGCGCCCCGAAGCGGTGGAACTGGCCACGGAGGCCGGCCTGGCCGGCGACATCGTGCATCCGGCGGCCGTAGGAGCGGGACTGTGGAGCGGGGACCGCATCCGGCCCATGCCCACGGGCACGGTCATGGGCGTGCCGGCCGACCCGGCACGACTGGCCGGCCTGCTGTCGTCGGCCGAGGTCGCCGCCGCCCGGGCCGCCGACGCAGAATCAGCCGGGCTGCCGCTGACGGAGGACGTCGCGATCGGCCGGCTGGTGCGCTCCCGGTTCGGGGCGGCCGTCGCCGACCGGCTGGTGGAACCGCTGCTCGGCGGGGTCTACGCGGGCCGGGCGGATGAGCTCTCCCTGGACGCGACCGTGCCGGCGCTGGCGGCGGCCGCCCGGACCCACACCTCGCTGGCGGCAGCCGTGGCGGCGGCCGGCGCGGCGGCTCGTCCGCCGGACTCCACGGCCGGCCGGGCACCGGTCTTCGCCGGGCTGCGCGGCGGCGTGGGCAGGCTGCCAGCCGCGGTCGCGGTGGCCGCCGAGGCCGACGTGCGGACCGGCGTGACGGTGCGTTCGCTGGAACGCCGCCCCGACGGCTGGCGGCTGATCACCGGCCCGGTGCCGGACCCGGTTGCCGTGGACGTCGACGCCGTCGTGGTGGCGACGCCTGCGAGCGCGGCGGCCCGGCTGTTGGGACCGGTGGTACCGGCCGCGGGAACGGAGCTGGCCGGCATCGAGTCCGCGAGCATGGCCATCGTGACGCTCGCGGTGCCGGCCGCGGGATTCGGCCAGCCGCCGTCGTCGTCGGGATTCCTGGTGCCGCCGGTCGACGGACGCGCCGTCAAGGCGGTGACGTACTCGTCGGTGAAGTGGCCCTGGCTGGGCTCGCGGACCGGTGACCTGGTCCTGCTGCGGGCATCGCTGGGCCGGCACCGGGAGGTCGCGCAACTGCAGCGCGACGACGACGAGCTGGTGGCGGCCGTCCGGGCCGACCTGCACGCCGCGGTCGGGTTCAGCGGCGAGATCGTGGACGCGCGGGTCACCCGGTGGGGCGGTGCGCTGCCGCAGTACGCCGTCGGGCACCTCGACCGGGTGGCCCGGGTGCGCGCCGCCGTCGCCGAGGTGCCGGGGCTGGCCGTCTGCGGCGCCGTGTACGACGGCGTCGGCGTCGCGGCCTGCGTCGGGTCGGCCCGCGACGCCGCGGCCAGGGTGGTCGCGGACCTGTCGGAGCGGCGTGTCAGGATCGACTCATGA
- the hemQ gene encoding hydrogen peroxide-dependent heme synthase has protein sequence MTDAPTPSRPKARELNQVIRYTMWSVFRLRAPLGPGDRSGLAAEVSDLFAELAGKDVVVRGTYDVAGLRADADVLVWWHAPAVEELQAAYQRFRSTVLGRQLDPVWSQVALHRPAEFNKSHIPAFLADEEPRAYVCVYPFVRSYEWYLLPDAERRGMLAEHGQMARDYPDVRANTVASFALGDYEWMLAFEADELHRIVDLMRHLRGSTARRHVREETPFYTGRRLEVAELVAGLP, from the coding sequence ATGACCGACGCGCCCACCCCGTCCCGGCCCAAGGCACGGGAGCTCAACCAGGTGATCCGCTACACCATGTGGTCGGTGTTCCGGCTGCGTGCGCCGCTGGGTCCGGGCGACCGGTCCGGGCTGGCCGCCGAGGTGTCCGACCTGTTCGCCGAGCTCGCCGGCAAGGACGTCGTCGTGCGGGGTACGTACGACGTCGCCGGGCTGCGCGCCGACGCCGACGTCCTGGTGTGGTGGCACGCACCGGCCGTCGAGGAGCTGCAGGCCGCCTACCAGCGGTTCCGCTCCACGGTGCTGGGCCGCCAGCTCGACCCGGTGTGGTCGCAGGTTGCGTTGCACCGGCCGGCGGAGTTCAACAAGAGCCACATCCCGGCCTTCCTCGCCGACGAGGAACCGCGTGCTTACGTGTGCGTCTACCCGTTCGTGCGCTCCTACGAGTGGTACCTGCTGCCGGACGCCGAACGGCGCGGCATGCTCGCCGAACACGGCCAGATGGCCCGCGACTACCCGGACGTGCGTGCCAACACGGTCGCGTCGTTCGCGCTGGGCGACTACGAGTGGATGCTGGCCTTCGAGGCCGACGAGCTGCACCGCATCGTCGACCTCATGCGCCATCTGCGCGGGTCGACGGCGCGGCGGCACGTCCGCGAGGAGACGCCGTTCTACACCGGCCGGCGGCTCGAGGTCGCTGAACTCGTCGCAGGGCTGCCGTAG
- a CDS encoding GNAT family N-acetyltransferase, whose translation MTLADDLTLRVAAFRDLDAATLYRLLRLRVDVFVVEQGDPYAELDGRDLEPEATHIWLARDDEPVAYLRVLEDPDGTARIGRVVVAADARGLGLAGRLMAAAIEHIGARTSVLAAQSHLADFYRRYGYEVTGPEFLDGHIPHLPMARHPR comes from the coding sequence GTGACACTCGCCGACGACCTCACGCTCCGGGTGGCTGCGTTCCGCGACCTGGACGCGGCGACGCTGTACCGCCTGCTGCGGCTGCGCGTCGACGTCTTCGTCGTCGAGCAGGGCGACCCGTACGCCGAACTCGACGGCCGCGACCTCGAACCCGAGGCGACCCACATCTGGCTGGCCCGCGACGACGAGCCGGTGGCCTACCTGCGTGTCCTGGAGGACCCGGACGGAACGGCCCGGATCGGCCGGGTCGTCGTGGCCGCCGACGCTCGCGGGCTCGGCCTGGCGGGCCGGCTCATGGCCGCCGCGATCGAGCACATCGGTGCCCGCACCAGTGTGCTGGCCGCCCAGTCGCATCTGGCCGACTTCTACCGCCGCTACGGCTACGAGGTCACGGGGCCGGAGTTCCTGGACGGGCACATCCCGCACCTGCCGATGGCGCGCCACCCTCGGTGA
- the msrB gene encoding peptide-methionine (R)-S-oxide reductase MsrB, with the protein MPYEVDKSDAEWRAELTPEEYHVLREAGTERAGTSPLEHADDQPYVYSCRACGAELFATGTKFDAQCGWPSFYAPLAEDRVEYIEDRSFGSVRTEVRCARCGSHLGHVFSGEGFPTPTDLRYCINGIALQRRAA; encoded by the coding sequence ATGCCTTATGAGGTGGACAAGAGCGATGCCGAGTGGCGGGCGGAACTGACGCCCGAGGAGTACCACGTGCTGCGTGAGGCCGGCACCGAACGGGCCGGCACCAGCCCGCTGGAACACGCCGACGACCAGCCCTATGTGTACTCGTGCCGGGCCTGCGGCGCGGAACTGTTCGCCACGGGCACCAAGTTCGACGCCCAGTGCGGCTGGCCGTCGTTCTACGCCCCGCTCGCCGAGGACCGCGTCGAGTACATCGAGGACCGCAGCTTCGGCAGCGTCCGCACCGAAGTGCGCTGCGCCCGGTGCGGCTCGCACCTGGGTCACGTGTTCTCCGGCGAGGGTTTCCCCACCCCCACCGACCTGCGCTACTGCATCAACGGCATCGCGTTGCAGCGGCGGGCGGCGTGA
- the ligD gene encoding non-homologous end-joining DNA ligase has product MKEAIEIEAGGRTVRVSSPSKVYFPERGLTKRDVVKYFLAVGDGILGALRDRPTTLERWPAGVFEGARLSTRQDNRGDAFYQKRVPKGAPSWVETSQVTFPSGRTADEVCPTEVAVVAWAANLGTLTFHPWPVRRGDVDHPDQLRIDLDPQPGTDYADAIKVAHEARALLHDLGMEGFPKTSGGRGLHLYVPVRPEWDFVQARRAVIAFGRELERRMPDHVTMSWWKEERGERIFIDFNQMARDRTIASAYSVRPRPRATVSAPLRWDEVDDARPEDFDITTMPARFASVGDPHAAVAEVAYSLEPLLELAARDERDHDLGDMPYPPEYPKMPGEPLRVQPSRRATFD; this is encoded by the coding sequence ATGAAGGAAGCCATCGAGATCGAGGCCGGCGGCCGCACTGTCCGGGTGTCCAGCCCCAGCAAGGTGTACTTTCCCGAGCGTGGGCTCACCAAGCGCGACGTCGTCAAGTATTTCCTCGCCGTGGGCGACGGCATCCTGGGCGCGCTGCGCGACCGGCCCACCACCCTGGAGCGCTGGCCGGCCGGCGTCTTCGAAGGCGCTCGGCTCTCCACCCGGCAGGACAACCGCGGCGACGCCTTCTACCAGAAGCGGGTGCCGAAGGGTGCGCCGTCGTGGGTCGAGACCTCGCAGGTGACGTTCCCGAGCGGACGCACCGCCGACGAGGTCTGCCCCACCGAGGTGGCCGTCGTCGCCTGGGCCGCCAACCTGGGCACGCTGACGTTCCACCCGTGGCCGGTGCGCCGCGGCGACGTCGATCATCCCGACCAGCTGCGCATCGACCTCGACCCGCAGCCGGGCACCGACTACGCCGACGCCATCAAGGTCGCCCACGAGGCCCGGGCGCTCCTGCACGACCTGGGCATGGAGGGTTTCCCGAAGACGTCCGGCGGTCGCGGCCTGCACCTGTACGTGCCGGTGCGGCCCGAGTGGGACTTCGTGCAGGCCCGGCGCGCGGTCATCGCGTTCGGGCGCGAGCTGGAACGGCGCATGCCCGACCACGTCACCATGAGCTGGTGGAAGGAAGAACGCGGCGAGCGCATCTTCATCGACTTCAACCAGATGGCCCGCGACCGCACCATCGCCTCGGCCTACTCTGTGCGGCCGCGGCCGCGCGCGACGGTCTCCGCGCCGCTGCGCTGGGACGAGGTCGACGACGCCCGGCCCGAGGACTTCGACATCACCACCATGCCGGCCCGGTTCGCCTCGGTCGGCGACCCGCACGCTGCGGTGGCGGAGGTCGCGTACTCCCTGGAGCCGCTGCTGGAACTGGCCGCCCGCGACGAACGCGACCACGACCTCGGCGACATGCCGTACCCGCCGGAGTACCCGAAGATGCCCGGCGAGCCCCTGCGCGTGCAGCCCTCCCGCCGCGCCACCTTCGACTGA
- a CDS encoding ATP-dependent DNA ligase → MRLPVLPPVAPMLAKPVKGIPDGDLSFEPKWDGFRSVIFRDGDKVEIGSRNERPMTRYFPELVEAFRAQLPPRCVIDGEIVLIGPSGDRLDFELLQQRIHPAVSRVTMLSETTPARFVAFDLLALDDTDYTGRPFRERRAALVDALASADAPVHVTAATTDKALAEQWFHQFEGAGLDGVIAKPLDGTYQPDKRVMFKIKHERTADCVVAGYRVHKSGPDRIGSLLLGLYDDDGVLASVGVIGAFPMARRQELFEELQPLVTSFDDHPWSWAKQEEGTRTPRNAEYSRWSAGKDLSFVPLRPERVVEVRYDHMEGVRFRHTAQFVRWRPDREPRSCTYAQLEEPVKFDLADVLATGRV, encoded by the coding sequence ATGCGACTCCCGGTCCTGCCGCCCGTGGCGCCCATGCTGGCCAAGCCCGTCAAGGGCATCCCCGACGGCGATCTCAGCTTCGAGCCGAAGTGGGACGGCTTCCGCTCGGTCATCTTCCGCGACGGCGACAAGGTCGAGATCGGCAGCCGCAACGAGCGGCCCATGACACGCTACTTCCCGGAGCTGGTCGAGGCCTTCCGCGCGCAGTTGCCGCCGCGGTGCGTCATCGACGGCGAGATCGTGCTCATCGGCCCGTCCGGCGACCGCCTCGACTTCGAACTGCTGCAGCAGCGCATCCACCCCGCCGTCAGCCGGGTGACCATGCTGTCCGAGACCACCCCCGCCCGGTTCGTCGCGTTCGACCTGCTGGCGCTCGACGACACCGACTACACCGGCCGGCCGTTCCGCGAGCGGCGCGCCGCCCTCGTCGACGCGCTGGCCAGCGCCGATGCCCCCGTCCACGTCACCGCCGCCACCACCGACAAGGCGCTGGCCGAGCAGTGGTTCCATCAGTTCGAGGGCGCCGGGCTCGACGGCGTCATCGCCAAACCGTTGGACGGCACCTACCAGCCCGACAAGCGGGTCATGTTCAAGATCAAGCACGAGCGCACCGCCGACTGTGTGGTCGCCGGCTATCGGGTGCACAAGAGCGGCCCGGACCGCATCGGCTCGCTGCTTCTGGGCCTGTACGACGACGACGGCGTCCTGGCCAGCGTCGGGGTCATCGGGGCGTTTCCCATGGCACGGCGCCAGGAGCTCTTCGAGGAGCTGCAGCCGCTGGTCACCTCGTTCGACGACCACCCCTGGTCGTGGGCGAAGCAGGAGGAAGGCACCCGCACCCCGCGCAACGCCGAGTACAGCCGCTGGAGTGCTGGCAAGGACCTCTCGTTCGTGCCACTGCGCCCCGAGCGGGTGGTCGAGGTGCGGTACGACCACATGGAAGGCGTGCGGTTCCGGCACACGGCGCAGTTCGTGCGCTGGCGGCCCGACCGCGAGCCGCGATCGTGTACGTACGCCCAACTGGAGGAGCCGGTGAAGTTCGACCTCGCCGACGTCCTTGCCACCGGCCGCGTCTGA